The segment CTCTTTTGATCTTATCATTGAAATCGCTTTACAAAAGTATAGCAAAAAGCGAAACAAATTACAGCTCTTTTTAAGTATTTTTTACTTAAAATAGCAAATAAAAAAGACTGCCTATAAAAAGGCAGTCCCTCAGTCATTTATTATTTAGGTCGTAATTGATCTGCACCGGCAGCCGGAGTGTCTTTGATAACTTCTTCTAAAACAGTGTCTTCTTCTTTCTTTTCTTCGTCTAAATTCAGCTCTTTCTCCATCTCATCAATTTTTTCAAAGTTGTCCCCTTTAGAGTCTTTAGCTAGTTTAGCCAATTTATCGTCAAAATCTTTTGGCATAGAAAAAGCGCCTCCTTTCTTTTATGACTTAAGCTTATCACGCCTCGCCAAAAGAAGCGAACCAGATACACTTGCCATAAAGAAGAATTTTAAATTTTCGCAACTTCTACTTGCAGGATCGTTTTCAACTTTTCTGGCGCTACTTTCCGCGGATCACTCAGATAGACTTCTTTATGATCTTTAGATATTCGCTGATACCCGGACTCTTCGATGAACTGATGCAGGCGTTCAAACGTTGCAGGCTCATCATCAAAACTGCCGATATGCAGGACTTGCGCTACTTCTTTTTCCAGTATTGTCTCAAAACGGATCTCTGAGAACAAGTCTTCCGGGATCTTGCTTTTTGCCCGTTCCAAAGCTTCTGCGGCGACTGCAGGAGTCACAAAATCTGGTTGTTTGATCATTAGCGTATAGGCAAAATGATCTTTTTGCAGCTCTTGTCCATAATACTGTTCTTGAACGGTCCAATAGCCTTCTAAAGGATATACCGTGTATAACTGAAAATCCGGGATCTCCCAATCATTCTTTTGGCTCATGCGGATCGCATAAGCGGCAGGATACAATGCCGCTACACGTCTTTGAAAATCTTCTTTGTTCGGATCCCCGAGACCGTCGATCATAAAATATGATTGTTGCGGTAATAAAAGCAGTTCTGGTTTTTTCGTTTTGTATCTTGGCTCTGATTTGCGCCATTCGATTTTTTCACTCATACGTGCTCTTCTTTCTATCTATTGATGACAGTTGATTGTGTTCACAGCCTTTAGCTTTTGACTCCCGCCTCTAATTGCTCGATCAGACGTTGGATCAATAAGGATGTTTCTTCCGGCAACGCGTTGTAGCCGTCATCAGCGGTGCTTTGCTTCGTTATAAATTCAAGACGGCTTTCCATCCGTTTTTTCAGTTGATCCAGATAGTTAGTATCAGTAAACTCGACTTCATATCCTTCAATCGGCAGGTAGCTCATGGCAGTTAGCGGACCAAATTCAACAAAATCAGCTTTTCCTTCAACGATTTTTTCGATAGCGCCTAAAGTGACTTGCGGAGTGACTTTTTTAGCGCCATAAAAGCCGGTATTCAAAATATAACAAGCAGTCTCTTGTTTGGCAAACAAATCTCTGAAATCAGCGTAATCTTCTCTTAATGGATAACAGCGGAAAGGGTTGGCGAAAGGCTCGATCACCAATTTTTCCAGATTGACGTTGCCGACGACATTTTCAGCTGACGAGCGTTTCGTCGCTAATGTCAAACCGAAAACAGCGGCCAGCACAGGATCGTCGATTCTTACCACCGGCGGCAGACTGTCATCTTTCATGATCCAAAAAACCGCATCGATTTTTTCTGCCAGATAATCGACCCGATCCGGTGTAACATAACGGGATTTGACAGTCCGACCATTGCCATTGCGAATGTCTTGTGTCACAAGGACTTTTTGATTGTTTTCATCCAGTGTGACGCCAACATTTTGACAAGTTAAAAAATAATCGACTGATGGATCACTTAAAGGATAATCCTGTGTTTTATCAAAATAAGCCGGCTCC is part of the Enterococcus mediterraneensis genome and harbors:
- a CDS encoding GyrI-like domain-containing protein; protein product: MSEKIEWRKSEPRYKTKKPELLLLPQQSYFMIDGLGDPNKEDFQRRVAALYPAAYAIRMSQKNDWEIPDFQLYTVYPLEGYWTVQEQYYGQELQKDHFAYTLMIKQPDFVTPAVAAEALERAKSKIPEDLFSEIRFETILEKEVAQVLHIGSFDDEPATFERLHQFIEESGYQRISKDHKEVYLSDPRKVAPEKLKTILQVEVAKI